CGCGCCCCCGGCCCGCCTCGTCGAGCGGCGCGACCTGGTGGGCCTGGTGCACCTGCACACCGCCTACTCCGACGGCAGCGCCTCGCTGCGCACCATGGCCGAGGCGGCCATCGCCGAGGGCTACGCCTACATGGTGGTCAGCGACCATTCGCAGACCGCCGCCTACGCCGGCGGCCTCACCCTGGAGGACCTCGAGCGCCAGTGGGCCGAGATCGACGCCCTGAACGCCGAGCTCGCCCCCTTCCGCATCCTCAAGGGAATCGAGTCGGACATCCTCCCGGACGGCAGCCTCGACTACCCGGACGAGGTCCTGGCCCGCTTCGACGTGGTGCTGGGCTCGCTGCACTCCCACCTCCACCTTTCGCCCGAGGAGCAGACCGAGCGGCTCTTGCGGGCCGTCGAGAGCCCCTACCTGACCGTCCTGGCGCACCCATCGGGCCGCCTGCTGCTGCGGCGCAAGGGCGCGGAGGCCGACTGGGAGCGGGTGCTCGCGCGCGCCGCGGAGCTGGGGAAGATCGTCGAGATCAACGCCAACCCCTGGCGGCTCGACCTCGACTGGCGGCTGGCGCTCGCGTGGCGCGAGCGGCTCGTCTTCTCGATCGGGCCCGACGCCCACGCCCCCGAGGGCTACGCCGACGTCGCCTACGGGCTGTGGATGGCGCAGAAGGCGGGGCTGGGCCCCGAGCGGGTGGCCAACACCTGGCCCGCGGAGCGCTGGCTAGCCCTGCGCGAGGGCGTCTAACGCGGCGCGGACCTCGTCCTCGGGAGCGCGCGCGACGAAGACCACGCGCTCGCCGCGGCTCCAGGTCTGCGCGGCGTGGACGATCTCGGCCTCCTCGCCGCGCAGCCGCACCAGCGGCAGCAGGAAGTCGGGCAGCTCGAGCTGGCCCACGGCCCCGCCGGCGAACCCTTCGGGCACGGGCCACTCCAGGGTGACGACGGGCTCGTAGTTGAGGGCGTGCTCCCAGTCGCGGATGTCGATGGGCCGCCCGAAGGCGATCTGCCCCCCGATCTGCTCCACCATCTCGGCGCTGACGCCCTTGGCGTCGACCACGGGGTAGGCGCGGGCGGTGTGGAACTCCTCGCGGGCGATGGCCACGGCCAGAACGTTGACCTCGGCGTTGGTGGTGGCGGCGAGCAGCGTCTCGGCCTCGTCGGCGCCCACGGAGGCGAGGGTGTCCTCCTCCAGGGCGTTGCCCAGCACCGCCTCGAGCCCGGCGCGCCGGGCGGCCCAGACCAGGCTCTGGTTGCGGTCGATGAGGACGACCTGGCGGCCGTGCTCTTTCATCAGCTGGCCCACCTTGCGCGCCAGGGGTCCGGCGCCCACGAGGATCGCGAGCTTGCCGGTGCGCCGGGTAAGGCCGAGAAGCCGCGCCACCCAGGGGGCCGTCAGCCCCGCGAGGGTGACGGTGACGAAGATGGTCACGAAGACCGCGGCCAGGAGCGCGTCGCCCCCGGGGATGCCCGCCCCCCGGAGCGCGAGCGCGAAGAGCGAGGCCACCGAGGCGGCCACGATGCCGCGGGGCCCGATCCAGGCGACGAAGAACTTCTCCCTCCAGGAGAGCGGCGAGCGCCAGGTCGCCGCCGCCACGGCCAGGGGGCGCACCACCAGCGCCAGCACCAGCGCGGTCCAGACGGCGGGCCAGCCGGCCTCGCGCACCACCGCCAGCGGCAGGTCGGCGGCCAGGAGGATGAAGAGCACGCTGATGCCCAGCACCGTGAGCTGTTCCTTGAAGTGGCGCAGGCGGCGCTCCTCGGGCACCTCGCTGCGCTGGAAGACCAGGCCCATGGCCACCGCCGCCATCAGGCCGGCCTCGGGCAGGAGCGCCTCGGCGGCGGCGAAGGCGACCCAGACGCCGGCGAGGGCGACCAGGTTGCGCAGCTCGAGCGGCACCCAGTCGTGCCGGCGGAAGAGGCGCGAGAGCAGGAGCGCCCCCACCGCCCCGACCGCGCCGCCGGTGAGGAGGCGGCCGAAGTAGGCCCAGACCGCCCCGTACCAGGTGAGCGGGTGGGCTCCGGAAAGGCCGAGGACGACGTCCATCACCGCGACGGCCAGCACCGCGCCCACGGGGTCGACGAGGATCGCCTCCCCCTCGAGGATGGCCTTGAGCTTGCGCGGCACCCGCACCCGCCGCAGGAGCGGCTGCACCACGGTGGGTCCGGTTACAGTCATCAGGGAGCCGAAGAGGATGGCCAGCGGCCAGGTGAACCCGGCCAGCGCGTAGGCGGCCAGCGTGGCCAGCACCCAGGTGACGACCACCCCGGTGGTGATCAGCCCGCGCACCTCGGACGCGGCGCGGCGCAGGTCCTCGAGGCGCAGGCTCAGGGCGCCCTCGAAGAGGATGACGGCCACGGCCAGCTTGACGAGCACCCCGAGGCCTTCGCCCATGTACTCGGGGTGCACCCAGCCGAGGACGCTCGGGCCCGCGAGAACCCCGGTGACCAGCAGCAGGACGATCGCGGGGATGCGCAGCCGGTGCGCGACCAGCTGCGCCGCCAGGCCCAGGCCCACGGCCCAGGAAATGGTAAGGAGCAGCGCCTGTTCGTGCGGCACGGGGGGTCAGGCCTCTTCGTCTGCGGCTTCGTCCCCGCCCGCGCGGCCCAGCAGCCGGTCTTCGAGCTCGCCCAGGTAGGCGGCCAGGGTGTTGCCGGTGCGTTCGACGTCGGAGGCGAGGCCGCGCTCCAGGCTCTCCAGACGGGCCAGCAGCTCGCCCTTGAGCTGCTCGGTCTTCTGGTCCACGCGCCCGGAGATCTCGGTGTGCTGCGACTTGAGGGTGTCGTGCTCGAGGGAAAGGGCCTTGCGCGCCTCCCCGGCCTCGAGGCTGACGTGCGCCTTGAGGTCGGACTGGCCCTGGGCCAGCGCGCTCAGCTCCTGCTCGAGGTAGCGCTTGAGCTCGGCGAAGCGGCTGGCCTCGGCCTGGTCGGCGAGCTTGCGCGCCTGCTCCACCTGGCGGGCGTAACGGCGGATCTCGATGAGGGCCCCGGTTTCGATCACGGCGATGAAGATGAAGTAG
This genomic stretch from Oceanithermus profundus DSM 14977 harbors:
- a CDS encoding cation:proton antiporter, whose product is MPHEQALLLTISWAVGLGLAAQLVAHRLRIPAIVLLLVTGVLAGPSVLGWVHPEYMGEGLGVLVKLAVAVILFEGALSLRLEDLRRAASEVRGLITTGVVVTWVLATLAAYALAGFTWPLAILFGSLMTVTGPTVVQPLLRRVRVPRKLKAILEGEAILVDPVGAVLAVAVMDVVLGLSGAHPLTWYGAVWAYFGRLLTGGAVGAVGALLLSRLFRRHDWVPLELRNLVALAGVWVAFAAAEALLPEAGLMAAVAMGLVFQRSEVPEERRLRHFKEQLTVLGISVLFILLAADLPLAVVREAGWPAVWTALVLALVVRPLAVAAATWRSPLSWREKFFVAWIGPRGIVAASVASLFALALRGAGIPGGDALLAAVFVTIFVTVTLAGLTAPWVARLLGLTRRTGKLAILVGAGPLARKVGQLMKEHGRQVVLIDRNQSLVWAARRAGLEAVLGNALEEDTLASVGADEAETLLAATTNAEVNVLAVAIAREEFHTARAYPVVDAKGVSAEMVEQIGGQIAFGRPIDIRDWEHALNYEPVVTLEWPVPEGFAGGAVGQLELPDFLLPLVRLRGEEAEIVHAAQTWSRGERVVFVARAPEDEVRAALDALAQG